The proteins below come from a single Rosa rugosa chromosome 2, drRosRugo1.1, whole genome shotgun sequence genomic window:
- the LOC133730736 gene encoding uncharacterized protein LOC133730736: MDLKTTFLNGELEEEIFMAQPEGFIEAGKENVICEKNLVDECVYVKVVGNNFIFLILFQSNPRNEHWIAGKKVSRYLQMTKNHMLVYKSVTKLELVGFPDSDFAGNYPTSMKSTCGYVYMLEGATVAWKTMKQSLIATSTMQAEVIAIYKGVCEGLWIKSFILETKVLGDLVNESLKVFCDNEATSMGDSFEYSYVVDVEPNSIQNGFLCKNGLARVRDQVLQNRIFRATTIFSFRCNDGNATFWHNTCLGSVRKNMLSIIGASKRKNDGALIIITEKVTKSMRQWCSRKTLVRKAVNDAVLPSDGLGAAMRGILAGVIQAQSLGGNAKITEDETFFVEGVAKISMITRNCSTHPMLQFVTMIKNLLGNANNIPKELLWFFYLLEQNMSDDEFCRQLPKHPSLYKIEIRLDYRSIAAKKVEFLSGTNRTNLETKFKSVQNSIRLKKVSMRWAASFQHSEVLWKHNIETAYPQNSPFRAALSPPVHLNITAYNNEPLSFLRYGRNLHQHQGNLSYLQIEVELTKTWPDFIPCLHEAFRKCSIRVDVTDEMDNIPP; this comes from the exons ATGGATCTAAAAACAACCTTTCTAAATGGGGAGCTTGAGGAAGAAATCTTCATGGCACAACCTGAAGGTTTTATTGAAGCAGGAAAAGAAAATGTGATCTGTGAAA aaaatcttgttgatgagtgtgtttatgtTAAAGTAGTTGGAAACAATTTTATATTTCTTATCCT GTTTCAGTCAAATCCTAGAAATGAGCATTGGATTGCTGGTAAGAAGGTTTCAAGGTACCTGCAGATGACCAAAAACCATATGCTTGTGTATAAAAGTGTGACAAAGCTTGAATTAGTTGGTTTTCCAGATTCTGACTTTGCTGGAAATTATCCTACATCCATGAAGTCAACCTGTGGCTATGTCTATATGCTTGAAGGTGCTACAGTAGCTtggaaaacaatgaaacaatcaTTAATAGCTACTTCCACAATGCAGGCAGAAGTGATAGCAATATATAAAGGCGTGTGTGAAGGATTGTGGATTAAAAGTTTCATTTTGGAAACCAAAGTGTTGGGTGATCTTGTTAATGAAAGTTTGaaagtgttttgtgataatgaagctACT aGCATGGGAGATTCGTTTGAGTACAGTTATGTTGTTGATGTAGAACCTAACAGCATTCAGAATGGgtttctttgcaagaatggattAGCAAGAGTTCGAGATCAGGTTTTGCAAAATCGGATATTTCGGGCTACCACTATATTTTCTTTTCGGTGCAATGATGGGAATGCCACTTTTTGGCACAACACTTGCCTCGGAAGTGTCCGGAAGAACATGCTATCGATCATTGGAGCTTCAAAAAGAAAGAATGATGGTGCTTTGATAATTATCACTGAGAAGGTAACAAAATCGATGAGACAGTGGTGTTCAAGGAAAACACTGGTTAGAAAAGCGGTAAATGATGCTGTTCTCCCCTCTGATGGTTTAGGAGCAGCAATGAG AGGAATACTTGCTGGTGTGATTCAAGCTCAGAGTTTAGGAGGGAATGCCAAGATTACTGAGGATGAAACTTTTTTTGTTGAAGGGGTCGCAAAGATCTCCATGATCACACGAAACTGCAGTACACATCCCATGCTTCAGTTTGTGACTATGATCAAGAATCTTCTTGGAAATGCAAATAATATCCCCAAGGAACTACTCTGGTTCTTTTACCTCTTGGAGCAGAACATGTCTGATGATGA ATTTTGCCGCCAACTCCCTAAGCACCCATCACTCTACAAGATAGAGATCCGTTTAGATTATAGGAGTATTGCTGCCAAAAAGGTTGAATTCTTGTCCGGCACAAATCGAACTAACCTTGAGACTAAGTTCAAGTCAGTTCAGAATAGTATTCGGCTCAAGAAGGTGAGTATGAGATGGGCTGCCAGCTTTCAACACTCGGAGGTTTTGTGGAAACACAACATTGAAACAGCATATCCACAAAATTCTCCATTTCGAGCAGCATTATCTCCACCTGTTCATCTAAATATCACTGCGTATAACAATGAGCCGCTATCTTTCCTTCGATATGGTCGCAATCTTCATCAACACCAg ggcAACCTATCATACCTACAAATTGAAGTGGAATTGACCAAGACGTGGCCAGATTTTATTCCTTGCCTTCATGAGGCTTTTCGAAAATGTAGCATTCGTGTTGATGTTACTGACGAAATGGATAAT ATACCACCTTAA